From a single Pirellulaceae bacterium genomic region:
- a CDS encoding tetratricopeptide repeat protein, giving the protein MHAALLGGWLLLPCIAQPNVANTLESKKVNSMVTRTSRTAGDSTTEPAQSPTLQLYSPAMMAQMLGISVRAIRLWYRAGLIQSTQVVHKIPYFDYAMLSTAKTLSQWLKQGLTTQSIVQQITALRRLPGVPAQSLGSLPILLDGKRLVLELDSQQVDATGQIHFGFTQNSERPTVEVVTLKFVQPAATQPAAPLDSLAGMLEAAEAAEDRQDLDEAVDCYRAILTQFGPDAEICFQLAEVMYRQGDLGGARERYFMAIELDPMLVEARANLGCVLAECGRPQLAVAAFQGALALYPDYADVHFLLARTLDELDQQHTATQHWQRFIELAPASSWADEARARLSRQPSLEL; this is encoded by the coding sequence TTGCATGCTGCGCTACTAGGTGGCTGGCTGTTGTTGCCCTGCATCGCGCAACCGAACGTCGCCAACACGCTTGAATCTAAGAAAGTCAACTCGATGGTAACGCGTACTTCTCGAACTGCCGGTGACAGCACCACCGAACCGGCACAATCGCCCACACTGCAACTGTATTCACCGGCCATGATGGCTCAGATGTTGGGAATATCGGTGCGCGCTATCCGCTTGTGGTACCGAGCTGGCTTGATTCAATCGACTCAAGTTGTTCACAAGATTCCCTATTTCGATTATGCCATGTTATCCACCGCGAAAACGTTGTCGCAGTGGCTCAAGCAGGGCCTAACAACACAGTCGATTGTCCAACAGATCACGGCTCTGCGACGACTGCCCGGCGTGCCCGCCCAGTCGCTGGGCAGTCTGCCAATTTTGCTGGATGGCAAGCGGTTGGTGTTGGAGTTAGATTCACAGCAAGTAGATGCTACCGGTCAGATTCACTTTGGCTTTACCCAAAACAGTGAAAGACCGACCGTCGAAGTGGTCACGTTGAAGTTCGTGCAGCCAGCCGCAACGCAACCGGCCGCTCCACTCGATTCGCTGGCCGGTATGTTGGAAGCAGCAGAGGCAGCCGAAGACAGGCAGGACTTGGACGAGGCGGTTGACTGTTATCGAGCCATCCTAACTCAGTTTGGCCCCGACGCTGAAATCTGCTTTCAACTCGCCGAAGTCATGTATCGCCAAGGCGATTTAGGCGGAGCACGCGAACGCTATTTTATGGCGATCGAGCTGGATCCGATGCTGGTTGAGGCCCGCGCCAATTTGGGTTGCGTGTTGGCCGAGTGTGGCCGGCCCCAGTTAGCCGTGGCAGCTTTCCAAGGCGCGCTGGCGCTCTATCCTGATTATGCAGATGTGCATTTCTTGTTGGCGCGGACGCTTGATGAACTCGATCAACAACACACCGCCACCCAGCACTGGCAGCGGTTCATCGAGCTGGCCCCGGCCAGTTCGTGGGCCGATGAAGCCAGGGCACGATTATCGCGCCAGCCGTCGCTGGAACTCTAG
- a CDS encoding glycosyltransferase family 2 protein, protein MFAIPADFKLSVIVPVFNEVNTILQIIQRLRETQLPLEIIVVDDGSQDGTRDCLQRLPPSDDLRIILHQRNQGKGAALRTGFGIATGTAVIVQDADLEYDPEDFRFLIQPMIEDRADVVYGTRFGHHDRPVSPLWHSLANRWITQLSNLRTGLHLSDVETCYKLIRRELIQELAPDLRENRFGIEIELTVKLARRRARFYERPIRYWRRGFHEGKKIGWRDAVRAIYCMLRY, encoded by the coding sequence ATCTTCGCGATACCTGCAGACTTCAAGCTGAGTGTGATTGTGCCGGTCTTCAACGAAGTTAATACCATACTTCAGATTATTCAGCGGCTGCGCGAGACCCAATTGCCGCTGGAGATTATCGTGGTGGACGATGGCAGCCAAGATGGCACACGTGATTGCCTGCAACGGCTACCTCCGTCCGACGATTTGCGGATCATATTACATCAGCGGAACCAGGGCAAAGGTGCCGCGTTGCGAACCGGCTTTGGTATCGCAACCGGCACGGCCGTGATTGTCCAAGATGCGGATTTGGAGTACGATCCAGAAGACTTTCGCTTCTTGATTCAGCCCATGATCGAAGACCGCGCGGATGTCGTGTATGGAACTCGATTTGGCCATCACGATCGCCCGGTTTCGCCACTCTGGCATTCGCTGGCCAATCGCTGGATTACGCAACTATCCAATCTGCGCACCGGCCTGCATTTAAGCGATGTCGAAACCTGTTACAAACTTATACGTCGCGAATTGATCCAAGAGCTGGCGCCCGACCTACGCGAAAACCGCTTTGGTATTGAAATCGAATTGACGGTGAAATTGGCGCGGCGCCGAGCCAGGTTTTACGAGCGTCCCATTCGCTATTGGCGACGTGGCTTTCATGAAGGCAAGAAGATCGGTTGGCGCGATGCGGTGCGAGCCATCTATTGCATGCTGCGCTACTAG
- a CDS encoding CoA transferase: MPHFFYFRQAPRLSAFTIGKNMAPLDGCRIIDLSLLLPGPLATLILRDLGAQVTKVEPPFPGDTMSLWPPKVGSVSASYMALNRGKEVVSLNLKDTTDRERFLELVRGADVVVEGFRPGVMDRLGFGYQQLCKLDPRIILCSITGYGQSGPYSQRAGHDLGYQAMAGVLSLTGGEQPSVPQLQVADTAAGSYATVMLILAALIERQQSGHGRHIDVSMSEQLLPLMTAAYAMAGALGKDPRRDGELLTGGAPCYRIYRTSDGHHVTLGALEPKFWQKAVRQLGLPELAMSPYHGGAGADAVIQQLTELFASKTREEWITIFGSSDACFEPVLSLAEVREHAHWQARHSFVTLPTPDGGGLQVPKLPGSLAGFDSPEADQ, encoded by the coding sequence ATGCCGCACTTTTTCTATTTTCGCCAAGCCCCCCGGCTATCCGCTTTTACGATCGGCAAGAATATGGCTCCGCTGGATGGCTGTCGCATCATCGACCTGTCGCTTCTGTTGCCTGGTCCACTGGCAACTCTCATTCTGCGCGACCTTGGGGCACAGGTAACCAAGGTCGAGCCTCCGTTTCCTGGTGACACGATGTCGCTGTGGCCGCCCAAGGTAGGTTCGGTATCGGCAAGCTACATGGCACTCAATCGCGGCAAGGAAGTCGTGAGTCTAAATCTCAAAGACACCACCGATCGCGAGCGGTTTTTGGAGCTGGTACGTGGAGCCGATGTTGTCGTCGAAGGGTTTCGACCGGGCGTGATGGACAGACTGGGATTTGGTTATCAGCAGTTGTGCAAGCTTGATCCGCGCATCATTCTGTGCAGCATCACTGGCTACGGACAGTCTGGCCCCTACAGCCAACGGGCAGGCCACGATTTGGGATATCAGGCAATGGCTGGCGTCTTATCGCTGACCGGAGGAGAACAGCCGAGTGTTCCGCAGTTGCAAGTTGCCGACACAGCGGCCGGCTCCTACGCCACGGTTATGTTGATCCTGGCAGCCCTCATAGAACGACAGCAATCCGGTCACGGTCGCCACATCGATGTCAGCATGTCCGAGCAGCTGCTACCACTGATGACCGCCGCGTATGCCATGGCTGGTGCCCTTGGGAAAGATCCTCGGCGCGATGGAGAATTGCTGACTGGCGGAGCCCCCTGCTATCGCATCTACCGCACCAGCGATGGTCATCACGTAACGCTGGGAGCGCTCGAACCCAAGTTTTGGCAAAAGGCGGTCAGACAATTGGGACTACCCGAATTGGCGATGTCGCCTTACCACGGTGGGGCGGGAGCCGACGCAGTCATTCAACAATTGACTGAACTGTTCGCGTCGAAAACCCGAGAGGAGTGGATCACGATTTTCGGCTCCAGCGACGCATGTTTTGAACCTGTGCTGTCGCTGGCTGAAGTTCGTGAGCATGCTCATTGGCAGGCTCGCCACAGTTTTGTCACACTACCAACCCCCGATGGTGGCGGTTTGCAGGTACCTAAATTGCCAGGTTCACTAGCGGGTTTCGACTCTCCAGAGGCGGACCAGTAA